The Gouania willdenowi chromosome 7, fGouWil2.1, whole genome shotgun sequence genome includes a window with the following:
- the LOC114466955 gene encoding epithelial membrane protein 3-like codes for MPYLLMFVTLLHLITLAMLFIATMEKSWWVWDGMENSDLWYNCRFDNATGSWLCSSSKETEWLQAVQVLMVLAVVFSSVSFLVFLGQLFTMSKGGLFYFTGLCQVFAGLTSFCAALIYTLRNREILPDSKDLTSGHFGYCFILAWVCVPLLLFSGIIYVHLRKRE; via the exons ATGCCGTACCTGCTGATGTTTGTCACCCTGCTGCATCTCATCACACTGGCTATGCTGTTTATTGCCACCATGGAGAAG tcatggTGGGTGTGGGATGGAATGGAAAACTCAGACCTGTGGTACAACTGCAGGTTTGATAAtgccacaggatcttggctgtGTTCATCCTCCAAAGAAACTG AGTGGCTCCAGGCGGTTCAGGTTCTGATGGTCCTTGCAGTGGTCTTCTCCTCAGTCTCCTTCTTGGTGTTCCTGGGTCAACTGTTTACCATGTCTAAAGGTGGACTCTTCTACTTCACAGGGCTGTGTCAAGTCTTTGCAG gTCTGACATCTTTTTGTGCAGCTTTGATTTACACATTGCGCAACAGGGAAATCCTCCCTGACTCCAAAGATCTGACTTCAGGACACTTTGGTTACTGCTTCATTCTGGCCTGGGTTTGTGTTCCACTGCTACTGTTCAGTGGGATCATATACGTTCACCTGCGTAAGAGAGAGTGA